TGGTCCCATTTACTTTTTGTCCATCACTTATGATCAATACATTTTTCAGGTCGTTTTTGGGCAGCATATTTGAAAGTTCGACCCCCTTGTCAAAAGACTCCTTGGCACTGTCAATGTTTACTGATGCATAAGAAATGGTTGAACTGTCAAACTGTACGGCTGTAGCCACCGCAGAATCATCATAAACTCTCTCACCCAGGATCTCTCCAGCTGTACTGCAGCCTAATACCGGAGTTTCCGGGTATAAGCGCTTCAAACTTTCGTAACAATTGGCTTGCAAAAGGGTGCCTTTGGAGGCGAATAATAACACCAGTTGTGGAGAAAAACCGGTCTTTACGTCCTGTTTCTGCCATGCTTCGCCATCGTAGATTAATTCCTGAATTTTCATATCCGCCCTGATTTACCATGAAAGAAGTAATAAGATAGATGAAAAGACTTGACGAAATGGATAATTTATATGAACCCCACATTATCTTCGATTAAATCGCTGATATTCAACAGAAAAGCTGATTGTGGATTCAAAAAATCCGCTTTTTCACGCAAACATTGCTTGATCTGATCGTTGCCCATGATCGATGTGATTCCGGTATTGCTTCGTACCTCGCAAACCGGAATGGACGAAAGAAGTTCGCTTACCGCATTTTCCCTAACGTCATTCCGGTTTCGGACGGAGCGCAGCGCAGGACGAATACCGGAATCTTTGATGATCAAGGGGGTTATGATGGATGAGATTCCGGTATTGTTCGCGCCTGGCAAACCGGAAATGACGAAGCAAACTTGTGCTCGTAAACCGAAATGACGCTTTGACTTCTACTCCACCACTACTTTTCGTCTATACACTTGAGTATTGGTTTGAATTTGCAGGAGATAGATTCCTTTTTCAAGATGTGAAATATCCATTACCACTGATGCCTCGGCGGGATGAATGGTTTGAAGCAGCCTTCCATGCACATCATACATTTGGACTGTAACCAGTTGCCGAGCGGAAGCAATCTGAAGGTGACCGGAGGTTGGGTTTGGGAACAATGAAATAACCGGCTCTGGTGATTGACTCGCCAAAAGGGTACCTGAGATCACATTTTCAGCCTTCCAGTTGGACGGGTCATTGTTATCGGCATTTGGGTCAATGATACTTAGAAAATAACCATCGCCATCTGCTTCTGTGGGCCATGGAGCTTCATCGCTGTAGGTCATTTCGTCTATGACCATCCCATAGCCATTGAGTAAGGTGATGGTCTGTCCTCCATTGTTCAGGCTCCTGCTAAACTCGTCATATGGATTGAATCCGTAAGCTTCCCTAAAAGCATCGGCTTCATTGGCCAAGAAGACACTATGCCCTGCCGCCAATGCGATGTTGGGAGGAAACTGATACACCAGGCCTGTACCTCCAAAGTAGACACCTGTGAGATCAACAGTAGTGCTGCCAGTGTTGGTGATTTCAATGAACTCCAGGTCTTTCTCGTCCTTCCCATCTGCTGTCATTGGGTGATAGTTGATGCTGGTAATGACCAGATTGGGCACCGACTCTCCTACACAGGTCTGTCCATTCCCTAGCTGTGATGTGATCCAGCTGACCCGATCAATGACCCATTGTTTCATGATGGCGACGTGTTCAGCTCGATCTTCGCCTATCCCCCATCTCGCGTGATTTCTCTCAGCAGCGACTTCAGTGTTAGCGAACACCTCATCGATGAACGAGTTGATTTGGTCAGGATGAAGAGGCTGCCCTGGTGCGGTGAGTTCCAACCAGCGTTTGCTGAGGTAGCAATTGAATGTAGGGTTAAGGAAAAGGTCTGTCCAGAATTTGGCCCCTACATTGTCTCCATCATCAAACTGCCAGCCATTCGTATGGCTCCTGTCATAGCCCCAGAAAAAGAGGTCATTGCCGAAGGTCAGGTTAAAATCCCACACCGGACCGGCACGAAGCTTACCGTTTCTGTCTTTATGAAAATAAGTGCTAAACTGATAGGCGTCAGCGTTGGAAGCCAGCTCATTCATGATCATGAAGTCGATGAAAGACGGCATATCAATAATAGATGGATAACCACCATTCAGTGCATCGTTATTGCTCAATGCCTGAGCCTCCAGGTTAAAGAAAATTTCCCGAATGTAGTTGTCTTGCAGAGAAGTGACCGTGGTGGGTTTGGGGTGCTCATGCACAAAAGCTGTTTGCCAGCCGGAGTAATTGTCCATGTACCAGGCAGCCACATCGCTCCCTTCGGTTTTGTCCGATTTGGTAATATAACCACCGGTGAGTGCCTTTCCGGCATTGTCTTCTGGCTCTATTTTGTTGATGTCAATTCGATTGTCATCTGCTTTTAGCTTTTCTTGCAGCACGTAGACACCCACATAGTCTCCATTCAAGATCACCTCGCAGTACCTCCCTCTGGATGCATACTGACCTATTTTGAGGGACAACTGGTAGGCGATATAGTCTCTCATCAGTGAAGGATCAAAGGCGAAACCATTCAAAATCCAGTCATTTTCTTTGGGCATACCCAGTAAACTCACATTGTCCTTTTCATTGACTTCATCGTAAGTAGTCAGGGCATACTGTTTCTTATCTGAGCAGCAATTGGAAGAAGAGCCTCTGATTTCTATTTCAATATGGCCATCAAAATCAAGACTTGCAGGGTTGGAACTGTCGGTGACGGCATTTTCCTCTCCCGGTCCATTGTCAATAATCGTCATGGAGGCCCTGATTTTTGGTTCATTGGGGATGCTTTGCCCACCCACAGTGTTGATGATGACAATGGGAAGGTTTGAGGTCTCCAGCACTACCTCCTCCATCTCCACGGGTTCATCAAACCAGTCAGGTACACTCCGATAGTGACTGGTTGTTGCGTTGACGCCTACGGACAGGGTCGGGATGCCCGTGAGGTCTGATGAGGTCAGACTTTCATTATGTACTTCAACGGCCAAAACGTTGGTGCCTTCAGCCAAAAGGCTCAGGTCGATCTCATGTCGCTCCGGGTCTGCCCCGGTATAGAGCAAAGCCTCATGGAGGCCGTCAGAGGGCTGATCAAAGGCCGGAGGCTCCCCTGAGACCAATGAACGGGCTATCTCGGTACCGTTGAGGTATGCCACAAATCCATCATCATAGTCCATGTCCAGAAGCAGCTGCTCTACTTCTGCCAATGAGACAATCGTAAACTCCAGTCGCATATAGACCGTCAATGTGGCATCGATGATCGTTTGGTCATCATCATCACCATAACCTATCCCTGAGGCCCCCTGGCTCCACTGAGCATCATTGAAGCCGATTTGAGTCCAATCAACGGGTGGCTGGGAAGTAGGCACCTGGTAGCTCCAAGTATCGCCGGGAAGGATCACGCTCTCCCAATGATCGATTTGGCCCTGGGCGGCCAGAGAAAGTGCGGTAAACAGGATGGTTGGGATGAGGAATGTTCGCATGGCAGTTTTTATATTTCGCTAATATAAATAAGTCAGTCAGCATCCGTACATAATAACTTTATCAACTCTTTGATATCAATCTAATTGAGTAATAAAGAGGCCAGACACAAGGATGCTAGATATTGACAAAAAAAGCGACCCACTTTGGGTCGCTCTCTTGCCCACTTAAGACAAGTCGCCTTAGTAAACAGCAGCTATTACTGCCGTGTTTTTGATATTATTGAGTAGAATATACGATGCGCTTCGATTGTGTCTTGCCATCCCCCATTTGAATCAAAACATGATACATTCCATGGCTTAGACTTCCTATGGCCTGTGAGTTGTGCCAGGTAACGCGATGCTGTCCAGCGGTCTG
This Marinoscillum sp. 108 DNA region includes the following protein-coding sequences:
- a CDS encoding CotH kinase family protein, which translates into the protein MRTFLIPTILFTALSLAAQGQIDHWESVILPGDTWSYQVPTSQPPVDWTQIGFNDAQWSQGASGIGYGDDDDQTIIDATLTVYMRLEFTIVSLAEVEQLLLDMDYDDGFVAYLNGTEIARSLVSGEPPAFDQPSDGLHEALLYTGADPERHEIDLSLLAEGTNVLAVEVHNESLTSSDLTGIPTLSVGVNATTSHYRSVPDWFDEPVEMEEVVLETSNLPIVIINTVGGQSIPNEPKIRASMTIIDNGPGEENAVTDSSNPASLDFDGHIEIEIRGSSSNCCSDKKQYALTTYDEVNEKDNVSLLGMPKENDWILNGFAFDPSLMRDYIAYQLSLKIGQYASRGRYCEVILNGDYVGVYVLQEKLKADDNRIDINKIEPEDNAGKALTGGYITKSDKTEGSDVAAWYMDNYSGWQTAFVHEHPKPTTVTSLQDNYIREIFFNLEAQALSNNDALNGGYPSIIDMPSFIDFMIMNELASNADAYQFSTYFHKDRNGKLRAGPVWDFNLTFGNDLFFWGYDRSHTNGWQFDDGDNVGAKFWTDLFLNPTFNCYLSKRWLELTAPGQPLHPDQINSFIDEVFANTEVAAERNHARWGIGEDRAEHVAIMKQWVIDRVSWITSQLGNGQTCVGESVPNLVITSINYHPMTADGKDEKDLEFIEITNTGSTTVDLTGVYFGGTGLVYQFPPNIALAAGHSVFLANEADAFREAYGFNPYDEFSRSLNNGGQTITLLNGYGMVIDEMTYSDEAPWPTEADGDGYFLSIIDPNADNNDPSNWKAENVISGTLLASQSPEPVISLFPNPTSGHLQIASARQLVTVQMYDVHGRLLQTIHPAEASVVMDISHLEKGIYLLQIQTNTQVYRRKVVVE